The Haloplanus sp. CK5-1 genome segment CCCCGAGGGCCGCGGGCTCGACGTGGCGACGGGGACCGGCCGGAACGCGCGGTATCTGGCCAGCCACGGCTACGACGTCGACGCGGTCGACGTCTCCGACGAGGCGCTCGACCGCGCCGCGGCGGCGGCGGAACGCGAGGGGGTCGAGGGTGTGACGTGGATCCGGTCGGACATCGACGACTTCGCGTTCGAGCGCTCGACGTACGACGTGATTACGGTGAGTTTCTTCGCCGCACTCGACCACCTCCCGGATCTGAAGGAAGCGCTTTCGCCCGGCGGCGTCCTGATCTACGAACACCACCTGCGGTCGACCGACCCCATCGACCTCGGCCCGTCGACGGATCGCCACCGATACCGATCGAACGACCTGCTGCGTGCGTGTCTCGATCTGACGATACTCGACTACCGGGAGCGGATGCGAACCGACGACGAGGGACGGACGCTGGCGGTGGCGACGCTGATCGGTCGGAACTCGACCGGGGGTC includes the following:
- a CDS encoding class I SAM-dependent methyltransferase is translated as MTDDRQRWNEKYSTDDEFELPEEPIPALARWIDTLPEGRGLDVATGTGRNARYLASHGYDVDAVDVSDEALDRAAAAAEREGVEGVTWIRSDIDDFAFERSTYDVITVSFFAALDHLPDLKEALSPGGVLIYEHHLRSTDPIDLGPSTDRHRYRSNDLLRACLDLTILDYRERMRTDDEGRTLAVATLIGRNSTGGRQSYPPELDGSGGA